A window of the Candidatus Omnitrophota bacterium genome harbors these coding sequences:
- a CDS encoding OmpA family protein has product MMRKWKSLSKVVFITLVLSLVIDNCLFASDKEEKRKRELEELQKRFTWWPTDAQPGPVKDQERGGYWWWPTTPGEVRPWGNRGYIYVYKIIYDYKAEELPPPQPQELRPSLLLKKIIKNVKIYFDFDKAEIRQDAIPVLNSALKALQRNPQADILITGNCDMRGPESYNLKLGRQRAEAVKRYMIGHGIAEKRIRIISRGKLDAVAPITDLVGMQKDRNAQFMVAEVEEIMLPAPSDIPPSAKPIDETKFLEEEKQVLEGEIKVSTREYTVKKGDSLWKIAEKELGSGHRWRYIYELNKERIKDPGRLKPGLKIIIPVE; this is encoded by the coding sequence TGCTTCAGATAAGGAAGAGAAAAGGAAGCGTGAACTGGAAGAGTTACAGAAACGCTTTACTTGGTGGCCTACGGATGCCCAACCTGGACCAGTGAAGGACCAAGAGAGAGGAGGATACTGGTGGTGGCCTACTACTCCTGGAGAGGTGAGGCCTTGGGGAAACCGAGGTTATATTTATGTATACAAAATTATTTATGATTATAAAGCTGAAGAACTTCCTCCTCCCCAACCTCAGGAATTAAGGCCTTCTCTGTTACTTAAAAAGATAATAAAGAATGTTAAGATATATTTTGACTTTGATAAAGCAGAGATTAGACAGGATGCGATACCGGTATTAAATTCGGCATTAAAAGCATTACAGAGAAATCCCCAAGCGGACATTTTGATTACCGGTAATTGCGATATGCGGGGGCCAGAGTCTTATAATCTGAAATTGGGTAGACAACGTGCGGAAGCAGTGAAGAGATATATGATTGGACATGGAATTGCTGAAAAGCGGATTAGGATTATTAGTAGGGGGAAATTGGATGCAGTAGCTCCCATAACCGACCTTGTAGGAATGCAGAAAGATAGAAATGCCCAGTTTATGGTTGCAGAGGTAGAAGAAATAATGCTTCCTGCACCCAGCGATATCCCTCCCTCAGCAAAACCCATTGATGAAACTAAATTTTTAGAAGAAGAGAAACAGGTCCTTGAGGGTGAAATTAAAGTTTCTACCCGTGAATACACGGTTAAAAAAGGAGATTCACTTTGGAAGATAGCAGAGAAGGAATTGGGAAGTGGTCATCGCTGGAGATATATTTACGAGTTGAATAAAGAAAGAATTAAAGACCCAGGGAGATTAAAGCCAGGATTAAAAATTATTATTCCTGTGGAATAA
- a CDS encoding replication-associated recombination protein A, whose product MDLFKNERREEFKNAPLAVRMRPKSLDEFVGQKHVLGEGKLLRRAIEADKISSLILYGPPGCGKTALAYCISKVTHSYFVTINAATSNVEELREKIIESRQRYALHNIKTIIFIDEIHRFNKAQQDVLMPDLEKGNPILVGATTHNPFFSLVSPLLSRSLVFQLNPLSEEEILVILKRAIKDKERGLGKFLLEVEEQALLHLARVCEGDARRALNALEIGVLTTVPDKNGIINFTLKIAEESIQKKVIVYDKDEDGHYDTISAFIKAMRGSDANAALYWLAKMLYAGEDPLFIARRILVCAVEDVGNADPRALLIATSCFQAVEFLGMPECRIPLAQAVTYIATAPKSNSAYLAIEKAMEDVAKERTQEVPLHLRDTHYKGSDKLGHGKGYKYPHDYKEHFVKQEYMPAKKNYYSPSDIGEEKKIKEKLQKLKKLE is encoded by the coding sequence ATGGATTTATTTAAGAATGAGAGGAGAGAAGAGTTTAAAAATGCCCCCCTTGCAGTGCGCATGCGTCCTAAGAGTTTAGATGAATTTGTAGGACAAAAGCATGTTTTAGGAGAAGGCAAGTTACTGCGTCGGGCAATCGAAGCAGATAAAATTTCTTCACTTATTCTTTACGGACCACCGGGGTGTGGAAAAACTGCCCTTGCTTATTGCATCAGTAAAGTAACACATTCCTATTTTGTTACCATTAATGCTGCTACCTCCAATGTAGAAGAATTACGTGAAAAAATTATTGAATCAAGACAACGATATGCACTGCATAATATAAAAACAATAATATTTATTGACGAAATTCATCGTTTTAATAAAGCCCAACAGGATGTTTTGATGCCCGATTTAGAAAAAGGGAATCCTATACTTGTGGGTGCTACTACCCATAATCCATTCTTCTCTTTGGTTTCTCCACTTCTTTCTCGTTCACTTGTTTTTCAGCTTAATCCGCTTTCTGAAGAAGAAATTTTGGTAATCTTAAAAAGGGCAATAAAAGATAAGGAACGAGGATTAGGAAAGTTTCTTCTGGAGGTAGAAGAGCAAGCTCTTTTACATTTGGCAAGGGTTTGCGAAGGGGATGCGCGCCGCGCTTTAAATGCTTTGGAGATAGGAGTACTTACAACTGTCCCTGATAAAAATGGTATAATAAATTTTACTCTTAAGATTGCTGAGGAATCAATTCAGAAGAAGGTAATAGTTTATGACAAAGATGAAGATGGTCATTATGATACTATTTCTGCTTTTATTAAAGCCATGCGCGGTTCAGACGCCAATGCTGCTTTATACTGGTTGGCAAAAATGCTTTACGCAGGAGAAGATCCCCTTTTTATTGCGAGAAGAATTCTCGTCTGTGCAGTCGAAGATGTGGGCAATGCTGACCCTAGGGCGTTGTTAATTGCGACCAGTTGTTTCCAAGCAGTAGAATTTTTGGGCATGCCAGAATGCCGCATTCCCCTTGCACAGGCAGTTACTTATATTGCTACTGCGCCTAAATCAAATTCGGCATATCTGGCGATTGAAAAGGCAATGGAAGATGTTGCTAAGGAAAGAACTCAAGAAGTTCCCTTGCATTTGCGCGATACCCACTATAAAGGTTCAGATAAATTGGGGCATGGTAAGGGATATAAATATCCTCACGATTATAAAGAACATTTTGTAAAACAGGAATATATGCCAGCGAAAAAGAATTATTATTCTCCTTCGGATATCGGCGAAGAGAAGAAAATTAAAGAAAAATTACAAAAACTTAAAAAATTAGAATAA